One Urechidicola croceus genomic window, GAGATATGTTTCAAGACTTAACTAAGATAGGTAAAGTCTGGAGAACTGGTGCAAATATGTGTACTCAATTAACTCTTTCTGCAGATATTGATATTGAAGGGATTACAGTACCAGAAGGAAAATATAGCATTTATTCAATTCCTGGAGAGGAATCTTGGAAGGTTATATTTAATAAAAAAATTTCTTGGGGTACTGAATATGATGAAAATCAAGATTTTATTAGGATAAATGTACCTTCGGTAAAATCAACAATAACTCATGAAAGTTTTACATTTTATTTTTCTGATGTTACTCAAAATAGTGCGAATTTAGGTTTTGTATGGGGAGATACTCAAGTGGAACTTAAGTTACATACAGATACTCATTCAACTATACTCGAATCTATTGAAACCACGATGAGTGATGAATCAAATGCAACTAATGGCGATTTTTATAATGCTGCTGATTATTACATAATTCATAAACTTGATTCTGAAAAGGCACTAAGATGGGCAAGTAAATATTTAGAAATTGAAAATGATAAGTACTGGGCACATGGTTTACAAGCAAATGCACTAGCATATGCTGGAAAATTTGTCGAAGCTATAGAATCTGCAAAAAAAACAATCGAATTGGCTAAAAATGCTAGAAATGAAGGGTATGTAATTGAGTTTGAAAAGAAACTTACAGAGTGGGAGAAATAAAATTCATTACTTATATTCTAAAAAGATGCGTTATTAAACGCATCTTTTTTTATTGGTAAAAATAAGTTTAGTTTAACAATTCTCTATAATGATGTTTATAAGCATATAACATTATTATATTTAATATAAGCATTAAACCAGCCATCAATGTATTATCAGGATCTAAAGTAACATGATATAAAACAGCATTAATTGAAACACTCATTAAAATGATCATCAATAGAGGTACATATTTATTAAAAAGTAATGATAAACCAGCAACAATTTCTACTATTGCAACTAAAGTTATTGTTTTGGTTGAAGTTAGGGCTCCAAAATAGTTTTGCATGTCTGCTGTCATTTCTCCAGGAGGTTGCATCCAGTGGCCAAATTTATTTGCGCCAAAAAACACTAAAAATAATCCAAAAAAGATTCTAAGTACTAGTAAAACTTTTGAGTTCATAATTGGTTAATAGTTTAAGTTAATAAGTATAAATATATAATTAATTTTTCAAATTAATAATTAATATGGCTTATAATTATCAATTTGATATTTGATTTCTTGTAATTAATGAAGTAAATTACACACTTTTAAATAATATTTTTGATTAATGATTTATATTGTAATCGGTGTATCGGGTGTTGGAAAAACAACAATTGCAAAAGGGTTAGCAAGTAAGTTGAAAATTCCATTTTTCGATGCTGATGATTTTCATCCTAAACATAATGTAGAAAAAATGAAAAGGGGTTTCCCTTTAAATGATGATGACAGGGTACCTTGGTTAGAGATTTTGGCAAATAAGACTTGTAATTGGAATAGAGGGCAGGGAGCAGTACTTGCTTGTTCTGCTTTAAAAGAAAAGTATAGACAAATAATTCAGGGAGAGAATAAAGATGTAGTTTGGATTTTTTTAAATGCAAATTTCAAAGTTATTTCAGATAGATTGAAGGCAAGAGAAAATCATTTTATGAATCCAAAATTATTGCAATCACAATTTGATACTTTAGAGATTCCTAAATACGGTATTCATGTTGATGTTAATCAGTCAATAGATGATGTTCTAAGAGAAATACTTGAAAAGAATAGATAATATTCTTTGAAAATTTTGAGATACCTAGTTTAGGTAAATAGTTTTTCCAGTTTTTGCACTTTCTTTTGCAGCTTCTAAAATTTCGACAACTATCATATTATTTTCTAATGAAGATAAGTCATTTTCTTCAATTTTAATTTTACCACGAATTATAGCTCCAAAATATGAAAAAGGATTATCAAAAGGTTTTAATCTACTTTCAATTTTAATTTGTTTTTCGTTTTCATCATTTTTAAGACGAATTCTCATATCAGAACCATTATCTGAAAATACATAGCCAGTTTCTCCATAGAGTTCCATATCTTTTCTATTAAATGGCCAATTCCAAGATGCTTGAATGATACCTTGTGTTTTTGAATATTGAAGAATTATGGTTGCATCATCATCAACATTAGGATATAAATCTGGTTTAATTTGTTGAGTAAATGCAGTAACGGAAATTGGTTTTTCTCCATTCATAAACCAAGTAATTAAATTTGCACCATAGCATCCAAAATCAGTTAATGCTCCTCCGCCATTTTGAATTGGATCTAATAGCCAATCAAGGAATTCTTGATTTACCCCAATTTCAATCGGACCTTGATGACCATCATGAACAACAATTTTTCTTAAATTTCCAATACTATCATTTTGAACTATTTCATATGCTTTATAATTTGTGGCATACCATGTAGTTTCATAATTTGTTAATAAATGAATATTATGTTTTTTTGCAAGGCTTTTCATTTTTAAAGCATGTTCATTACTCACAGCCAATGGTTTTTCTACCATTATATGAATTCCTAGAGGGGCAAATTTTTCAACAACTTCAAGGTGTTCATATATACTCCCAAATGCTGCCACTGCTTCAATATTTGATTTTTCAATCATTTCATCCATAGAATCAAAAACTATATCCATACTTAGATTATGCTGATCTGTATATCGTTTTGCCAAGTCTTTATTAGTTTCAACAATACCAACAATTTGAACATCATCATAATTTCCACCAAGTAGCCAATGAACATGAGTATGAGTTAAACCAACAACACCAATCCTTAATGGATTATCAACTTGTCCAAATGAAACTAAAGTATAAGCTGTCAATAATATAAAAATTATTTTCTTCATCTTTTCAATAATATTATTTACAAATATAAAATACTAGTAATAAAATCTTCGAATACTAAAAATATTTAGTTTTTATTTAACATATCTACAAGAATTAATTATTACATTTACTTGATAATCAAATATTTGACGCTATGAAAATAAAAGTATTCCTTTTGATACTCCTTATTTTCCCCAATTTATTTTTCTCCCAAAGTTCTCACACAATCACAGGTCTAGTTTCAGAACCAGACGGAAAAGGGTTGCCTTATGTAAATGTTTTATTATTAAATACAACAGACTCTACATTAGTTAAAGGAACAGTAACACAAGAAAATGGATTATTTAAAATTGAAGAAGTTCTAAGTGGTAATTATCAAATTATGAGCAGTATTGTTGGATATGAATCTGTTTATTCAGAACCGTTTCATTTAGACTCTGATTATGAAATTACAACGCTTATTATGAAAAGTGGTGAGGCACTTGATGAAGTGATTGTTCAAGCAACCAAACCATTATATCAGCAAAAAGTAGATAGAATGGTTATTAATGTTGAAAATAGTATTGTTTCTGCAGGAGGTTCTGCTCTAGAAATTTTAGAGCGTTCACCAGGAGTCATAGTAAATAGGCAAAGTAATGCCATTTCAGTTGTTGGTAAAGATGGAGTAGTTGTGATGATTAATGGAAAAACGAGCTATGTTCCAGCATCTGCTTTAGTTCAAATGCTTGATGGAATGAGTGCTGATAATATTGAATCAATTGAATTAATAACAACTCCACCAGCAAATTTTGACGCTGAAGGTAATGCTGGTTTTATAAATATTGTAATGAAAGAACAAACGGATGTTGGGTTAAATGGAGCATATTCATTATCTGCGGGTTATAGCGGACAATTTGTGACATCTGATAATATCAATTTTAACTATAGAAAAAATAAATTAAATGTTTTTGGAAATTATTCATTTTCACTTGATAAAACGGAACAAACATTTGCTTTTTATAGAGAGTACGAGGATAATGATGATTTCTTAACTACAGACACGTATACTGATAGAAAGCCTCAGCAAAGAAATCACAATATAAGAGTTGGAATGGATTATCAATTTACCGAAAAAACGGTTGTAGGTATTTTGTTAAATGCATATGATAATAAATGGACAATGGACGCTTTTAACACAAGTGAAAATACCGAAAATGGAATTACTATATCTTATATAGATTTAATTAATGATGAAATTAACCATTGGAAACATTTTGGGGGTAATTTTAATATTAAGCATAATTTTACTGATGACAATTATATAAGTTTTGATTTGGATTACCTACACTACAAAGATGATAATCCTAGTAATTACATGAATACTTATTTTGATGGTACTAATAACTTTGATAGAGAAGAATTATCTCGTAGTGGTAAGTTAACACCAATTAATACCTTTGTTGGTAAATTTGATTACTCTAATAAACTCAATGAAAAATTTAAAATAGAAACAGGGTTGAAAGGAACAAAATCTAAATTTGAAAATGATGTATTTGTTGAAGATTTAATAGGTGAGAATTGGGTTGAAGATCCAACTTTGACTAATAAGAGTAATTTAGATGAATCTATATTTGCAATATATTCAGCACTCGATTATAAAATAAGTGAAAAATGGAGCGCAAAATTTGGTTTAAGATATGAGTATACTGATTCAAAGTTAATTACAGATACAGAAGGAGTAGTAGTTGATCGACAATATGGTAAATTATTTCCAAGTGTGTTTTTTAATAAAAAAATCAATGATAATTTAAATATGAATTTATCATATTCTAAACGAATAACAAGACCTACATTTAATGATCTAGCTCCATTTGTAATATTATTTGACCCTAATACATTTATTTCTGGAAATGCTGAATTACAGCCTTCAATATCCAATTCAGTGAAGTATGACATTAACTACAAATCTATAATATTGTCATTTCAATATACTCATGAAGATTCTTCAATCGCTAATTTTCAAGAACGTTTTGATGAAGAAAATGACAGACTTGTTTTTGAAGCATCAAATTTAGATTATACAAAAACAATAGGCGTAACACTTGGTTTTCCAATAAAGATTGCTGGGTGGTGGAAAATGCAAAATAATTTTAATTATGTAGATCAAAAAATAAGCGCATTGTATAATGATGAACCTCTCAAACTCACGTTAGGAAATTTTTCTGCAAATACTACACAATCATTTAAATTTACTGATAGTTTTACTGGAGAGGTTACTGCTTTTTATTCAAGTGAAAGTTTTTTTGGTACTGCAAAATATGATGCTTTATACCGTATAAATGCTGGTTTGCAAAAAAAGTTAAAAAATGATTGGGGAAATTTACGATTCTCTGTCAATGATATTTTTGATTCTTTTGAATTTGTAGGTGGTACAGATTTACCAGAACAGAATTTAAAAACAAAAAATTTATTTGATTTTAGTAAACCAACATATACTTTAACTTTTACTCGTAATTTTGGAAATAGTAAATTAAAATCTTCAAGAAATCGTCAAACAGGCGCTGAAGAAGAACGCCGAAGAGTTAATTAAGCAAAAAAAAGCACCCAAAATGGATGCTTATGTTTTGTGAAATTAATTTTTAGTTACTATAAGGGTCTAAAGTTTGAATACTTCCATCTTCATTGTGAGTAATTTCAGCAACTTTTATAGATCTAAGATGCGTTACACCTTTAGATAGGGATGAGTCATGATAAAACAAATACCATTTATCTTCAACTTTACAAACTGAGTGATGTGAAGTCCATCCAACTACTGGATTTAAAATTCTTCCACCATAAGTAAAAGGGCCATAAGGACTTTCACCAATTGCATAACATATAAAATGGGTATCACCAGTAGAGTAGGAGAAGTAATACTTTCCATTATGTTTATGTAACCATGCAGCTTCAAAAAATCGTCTATCATTATCGCCTGCTAATAATAAATTTCCATTTTCATCTAAAATTTGAATTTCTTTAGGTTTTTCATCAAATTCTAATAAATCATCAGTCATTTTTGCTACAAATGGCAGTAAGGCTGGCTCATCATCTTTGGGTATAAATGCAGTGGGGCTATCAGGTTGTTTTGCATTAAACTCACCTGTTCTCCAACGTTGTAATTGTCCTCCCCAAAGACCACCAAAATACATATAATATTGACCATCATCATCTTTAAAAACTGCAGGGTCAATTGAAAAACTATTTTTTATCGGTTTAGGTTGTGCTGTAAAAGGTCCTGTTGGTGAGTTGCTTACCGCAACACCAATACGAAAAATACCATCGTATGCTTTTGCAGGAAAGAATAAGTAGTATTTACCGTTTTTTTCATGAGCATCAGGTGCCCACATTTGTTTTTCTGCCCACGGAACATCGTTAACATGAAGCGCTAAACCATTATCTACAGCTTCACTATCAACAGTATCCATAGATATAACATGGTAGTCCTCCATTGCAAAATGACTTCCTAAATCATCAAATGCTTCACCCGCATCTACATCATGTGATGGATAAATATATATTTTACCATTAAATACATGTGCAGAAGGATCTGCAGTATAAATATTTTTTACTAAAGGTTTAGAAATTGCTTTCTTATTTAATTTGTCAAAATCAATATGTTCGATACTTTCCTCTGGCATAATTTTTTACTTTTTTTATTATATGTTTATTCTGTTAATCTTCTTTCATTTAATTCTGTTTCTATTTGGCTCTCCATTTTCTTATTAATTTCATAAAAAAATAGCAACCCACAACCAATTAAAAATGGAATCGAAGCATATACACTTACAAGCATTTTTGTTCCTTGTATAGCGCTTTCTGGCTGTATAATCACTTCGCCTAAAACCGAAGCTTCTTTAGTAATATAATTATATAAGTTTAATATTTTAACAACTAATGCTCCTCCAATTGTAAGTCCTAGTTTTAATCCAACCATCATTGCTGAAAATATTATCGCAGTGGCTCTTCGATTATTTTTCCATTCTGAATAATCAGCTACATCAGCAATCATTGCCCAAAGTAATGGAATTGTAATTCCGTAAAAGAAGCCATGGAAAATTTGTGAGATAAACATCAACTCAACTGATTCTTTAGAGAAAAAATAGAAGAATAAAACAAATAGTGTTGATATAAATAGAAACACTTTGAACACATCTCTTTTTCCATATTTGTCTGCTAATCGTTTTGACAATCCAATACCAATAATCATAAAAATAATCCCTCCGGCATTAAACAAACCAAATCCTGCAGATAATGGATCTTCTCCAAAGAAATTAATTCCAATACTAGATAAGAAATTTAATATTGGACTTATAAATGATGTTAGTGAGGCTTCATCAACATAATTTTTAAAATAATAAACATATGAACCTCCTTTAATTGCTAAAGAAACAAAAACTAGAGTTGTTACTAATAACATTATAACCCAAGGTTTATTTTTAAATAAATCACTTAAATCTTCTTTAACACTTGATTTTTGCTCAGGTTTTGGAACAATACGTTCTTTAGTAGTAAAAAATGTTATTAGTAACATTATTGTACCTATAATTGCTAACCAGGTCATAACAATTTCTATTCCAACTGCTTTGTCTCCACCGCCAGCAGATTCAATAATAGGTAACATAAATACTTGCACAAAGAATTGAGCAAACATTACTGCAACAAAACGATAAGAAGATAAACTATTTCGTTCGCCCATATCACCAGTAATAACACCACTCAAAGCTGAGTACGGTAAATTATTTGCTGCGTATAATAATAGTAATAGTGTGTATGTTACGGTTGCATATATAACTTTACCTTTATAAGAAAAGTCAGGTGTACTAAATGCTAATAACGCAATAACCCCTAAAGGAATAGCGGTCCAAAGTATCCAAGGTCTAAACTTACCCCATTTGGAGTTCGTTCTATCGGCTATTGCACCAATTATTGGATTAAATCCAAAAGCTGCAACAAGACCAACGATTAACATAATTACAGAAGCATGATTTGCTTCTAGACCATATATATCTGTATAGAAATAAGCAAGATAAGTCATCAAGGTTTGAAAAACTAAATTTGCTGCCAAGTCTCCTAGGCTATAACCTATTTTTTCCCCTATGGATAATTTTTGTGAAATTGAACTCATGTTAGTTGATTAATTAATTTAATTAGTTGATATGATTATTTTTTAGTTTTTTTTAAGGTCTAAAATACTATAATAGGCCTGCTTTGGTTTATTATTTCTATCAAAAAGAAGTGGATAATTAGTTCTTCCAGGAATAGGCCATCCATTTTTCCATGAGTCACCATCATTTACACCCCAAAAAGTTACACGTTCAATTTTATTTTCATGTTTTAAAAATAATTTAAAAATATCTTGGTAACGTTGTGCCAATTCGCTTTGAACAGAATCCGGAAGATTTTCAGGATATGGATTCATCGTTGGATCAGTACTTTCAAACTTTACATTTACATCAGCACCAGTAAAATCCCAAGGCATCGGAATAACAGATATGTCAAGTTCTGTAATAGCTACTTGAACACCCAATGAAGCATAATCTTCAATACTTTTTTCTATTTCATTTAGTGAAGGAGTTTTTAAGTCCCAATGTCCTTGCATACCGATTCCATCAACTTTGATTCCTTGATCCAATATTTTTTTAATCATTCTTAAAGCACCAGCTCTTTTTTTAGGGTTGGTCATACTATAATCATTATAATATAATTTTGCTTCTGGATCTGCGGCAGCTGTTAATTTAAATGCTAATGCTAAATAATCTTCACCAAGTACATCTAAAAAAACAGTTTTTCTTAAAGTTCCATCGTCATTTAATGCTTCATTTACAACATCCCAACTTTTTATCTTTCCTTTATATCTGCCAACAATAGTATTTATATGATCGGTCATCGCATTAACCATTTCTGTACTATCTGTTATTTCTTTAAAAAAAGGTGATAGTTGACTATGCCAAATTAAGGTATGTCCATGAATATCAATGTTATTTTTTTCTCCTAATGCAATTAATTTATCTGATAAGTCAAAATTATAAGTATCCTTTTTTGGATGAATCAACATAGATTTCATAATGTTTTCAGCTGTAGCGCTATTGAATTCTGATGAAATTAAATTCGCTTGTATTGAATCTGTTTCTTGAATTTGACTTGCATTTAATGCAGTACCTATATAAAAATTTTCTTTGAATGCTTTTTTTAGGGAAGGTTTCTCAGTTATTTGATGTTTTTCTGTACAACTATTTAAAATCAATAACATAGAACATGTTACCCATAGTATTTTCCTTATTTTCATGGTTGTTAAAGTTAATTATTCTCGATAAAAGTAATGTATAATTTGAATGCTACCAAATTCCTAAATGATTTTATGCAACCGTTTGCGTAAATTTCTTGTTTTTAATGTGTAATTAATTATATTTTAGTCTGTTGCTGGAGGTGAAATAATTAATTAATATGATTTAATACAGTATGTATGTATTTAAAAATATTATTTTGTAATTGTCTAAAAATTTTAACTTCTTACAAATATCAACAATAATATCAAATTGTAAAATATTATTTAAAATTCAAAAATATGAGAGGTGTAAAAACTCTTTTTACAGTGTTTTTAATTAGTTTTACTGCGTGTAATAAAAATGTAAATAAAATGGAATTGATAACTGCAGAATCTTTTATAACTACATATAAAGGTGAGAATATTGAACTCTATACCATTAAAAATGGTAATATAACTTGTCAACTTACAAATTTTGGAGCAAGAGTAGTTGCCATTTTCACTCCAGATAAAGATGGGAAAATGAAAGATATTGTTGCGGGTTATGATTCTGCTAAAGATTTTATAGAACTACCTGAGGCATTTTTTGGCACAACAGTTGGAAGATATGGTAATAGAATAGGGAATGCTCAATTTGAAATAGATGGTAAACTTTATAAATTAGAAGCGAATAATGGTAAAAACTCGTTGCATAGTGGTTCAAATAGCCTAAATAGAAAAGTGTGGAATACAAAACAAATTGGTGACACTATACTTGAGTTTACACATACTTCACCTGATATGTCGGAAGGGTTTCCAGGAAATGTTACAATTAAGGTTGTGTATGAACTTACAGATGAAAATGAATTAAAAATAGAATACTTTGCAGAAACGGATAAAAAAACAATTCTTAATTTAACAAATCATACTTATTTTAATTTATCAGGTCAGGGTAGTGGAAGCATAAACAATCACTATTTGGAAATTAATGCAGATAATTATACTCCTGTAGATAATAATTTAATTCCAACAGGTCAAGTTGTTCCAGTAAGAGGGACTCCATTTGATTTTATCAACTCTAAAAAAATATCAAAAGATATTGAAAGAAAACATATGCAATTGCAGTATGGCTTTGGTTATGATCACAATTGGGTAATAAATGATTGGGAAAATGATAAAAATGATAAAATTATCTTTGCAGCACGAGTTATAGAACCTAATTCCGGAAGGGTTTTAGAAGTTTTTACGAATGAGCCAGGAGTTCAATTTTATGGAGGAAATCATTTAGGAGGAATGAAAGGTAAAAATGGTGTTATTTATGAAAAAAGGGGTGCTTTTTGTTTAGAAACACAACATTTTCCTGATAGCCCAAACAAACCAGAGTTTCCTTCAGTTATTTTAGATGTAGATGAGAATTACTACTCCATCTGTATCTATAAATTTGGATTGAAGTAATATGATAAACTATGATTATTGTTTTAATATAGAGTTGATTTCAAAATCTAAAATTTCTGGATTTGCACCTTTTTTACTAGCTACTATTGCACCAACTGCACACCCATAATCTAAAGATTGTTGTGGTGCTTTTTTAAGAAATAATTGGCTTATCAATCCAGCTAAAAATGAATCTCCCGAACCTACAGTATCAACAACATTTACAGTAAAACCATTATTGTAGTAAAAATTATTTTCAATGAATAAAACTGCACCTTTACAACCAAGAGTTACGCATATTTGTGTGGTGTTTGTGTAAGACGCAACTTCCATTATTTGCTCTTCGAGAGAAGCGGTTTTTAAGTTTAATAAAATACAAATTTCTTCAATTTCTTCATCGTTAAATTTAATAAAATCTGCCAAGATCATAAATTCTAAAACACCTTCTAATGTATAATGAGGTTTTCTGAGGTTTACATCATAAACTTTAAAATTAGCATTATTCAACAAGTTTATTAGTGTATTTTTAGACTGTACATCTCTACTTGCTAAACTTCCAAAGATAAAAATGTCAGCATCTACTACAATTTTTCTTAAAGCAGACGTAAGTTCTATTTTATCCCAAGCAACAGGATAAGTTATATTATATGTTGCACCACCATCATTATTCAAAAACACTATAACTTCACCTGTTTTGTACTTAGAATCTATTTGAATATAATCTGTAGAAATTTGATGCTCTTGAATATAATCTAAAATAATTTCACCATTAAGGTCATCACCAATACGACTTATTATTGAAGTAGTAATATTGAAATTTTGTAATTTCAAGGCTACATTAAGTGGTGCTCCTCCAATTTTTCTTCCATCAGGAAAAACATCCCAAAGTATTTCTCCGAAACAAATTGCAGTTGGATTCATTTATTTATCTTTAATTAATTTTTTCTTTAAATCTTCTAATGAAATCCCATTTGTTTCTGGCATTATGAATATTGCAAAAAGTAATTGAAGTACCATCATTCCAGCAAAAAAAGCAAATATAGGCCATGGATTATCTCCAAAATACCCATTTTCTTTATCTAAAAAGACAGGGGTTAATAGAGTGATTAATGCAGCTAAAACCCAGTGAACACTACATCCAAATGAATTACCCATTGCTCGAACATGGTTAGGAAAAATTTCTGATATAAACACCCAAATTACGGCTCCTGATCCAATTGCGTGTGAAGCAACAAAAACTATCATAGAGGTCATAATAATACTAGCACTCGCCTCTGTTTTAAAAGCCCATGATGCAACTAAAAGACTCACTATATAACCAATAGAACCAATAATAATTAATTGTTTCCTTCCTAATTTATCAATTAACGATAATCCTACCATTGTAAAGATAAGGTTTGATGCTCCTATTGCTACTGAGGCCCACATTGGATCAGCTATTCCTGCTCTTTCAAAAATTGTTGGAGCGTAATATAACAGAAAATTTATACCCGATAACTGATTGAAAAATGCTATTAAAAAAGCGAGTATTAATGGTAATGAATATTTCTTTTTAAATACAGAAGTTGAATTATTTTTCTCACTTAAACTTTCTTCTTTTATTTCTTTTAAATGG contains:
- a CDS encoding DUF2911 domain-containing protein, whose translation is MNLKKIILFIAIGIQCSMYAQIIRPQASPAATIKQTVGLTDVTIDYSRPLLKGRDMFQDLTKIGKVWRTGANMCTQLTLSADIDIEGITVPEGKYSIYSIPGEESWKVIFNKKISWGTEYDENQDFIRINVPSVKSTITHESFTFYFSDVTQNSANLGFVWGDTQVELKLHTDTHSTILESIETTMSDESNATNGDFYNAADYYIIHKLDSEKALRWASKYLEIENDKYWAHGLQANALAYAGKFVEAIESAKKTIELAKNARNEGYVIEFEKKLTEWEK
- a CDS encoding DoxX family membrane protein; translation: MNSKVLLVLRIFFGLFLVFFGANKFGHWMQPPGEMTADMQNYFGALTSTKTITLVAIVEIVAGLSLLFNKYVPLLMIILMSVSINAVLYHVTLDPDNTLMAGLMLILNIIMLYAYKHHYRELLN
- a CDS encoding gluconokinase, whose product is MIYIVIGVSGVGKTTIAKGLASKLKIPFFDADDFHPKHNVEKMKRGFPLNDDDRVPWLEILANKTCNWNRGQGAVLACSALKEKYRQIIQGENKDVVWIFLNANFKVISDRLKARENHFMNPKLLQSQFDTLEIPKYGIHVDVNQSIDDVLREILEKNR
- a CDS encoding Gfo/Idh/MocA family protein, translated to MKKIIFILLTAYTLVSFGQVDNPLRIGVVGLTHTHVHWLLGGNYDDVQIVGIVETNKDLAKRYTDQHNLSMDIVFDSMDEMIEKSNIEAVAAFGSIYEHLEVVEKFAPLGIHIMVEKPLAVSNEHALKMKSLAKKHNIHLLTNYETTWYATNYKAYEIVQNDSIGNLRKIVVHDGHQGPIEIGVNQEFLDWLLDPIQNGGGALTDFGCYGANLITWFMNGEKPISVTAFTQQIKPDLYPNVDDDATIILQYSKTQGIIQASWNWPFNRKDMELYGETGYVFSDNGSDMRIRLKNDENEKQIKIESRLKPFDNPFSYFGAIIRGKIKIEENDLSSLENNMIVVEILEAAKESAKTGKTIYLN
- a CDS encoding TonB-dependent receptor; this encodes MKIKVFLLILLIFPNLFFSQSSHTITGLVSEPDGKGLPYVNVLLLNTTDSTLVKGTVTQENGLFKIEEVLSGNYQIMSSIVGYESVYSEPFHLDSDYEITTLIMKSGEALDEVIVQATKPLYQQKVDRMVINVENSIVSAGGSALEILERSPGVIVNRQSNAISVVGKDGVVVMINGKTSYVPASALVQMLDGMSADNIESIELITTPPANFDAEGNAGFINIVMKEQTDVGLNGAYSLSAGYSGQFVTSDNINFNYRKNKLNVFGNYSFSLDKTEQTFAFYREYEDNDDFLTTDTYTDRKPQQRNHNIRVGMDYQFTEKTVVGILLNAYDNKWTMDAFNTSENTENGITISYIDLINDEINHWKHFGGNFNIKHNFTDDNYISFDLDYLHYKDDNPSNYMNTYFDGTNNFDREELSRSGKLTPINTFVGKFDYSNKLNEKFKIETGLKGTKSKFENDVFVEDLIGENWVEDPTLTNKSNLDESIFAIYSALDYKISEKWSAKFGLRYEYTDSKLITDTEGVVVDRQYGKLFPSVFFNKKINDNLNMNLSYSKRITRPTFNDLAPFVILFDPNTFISGNAELQPSISNSVKYDINYKSIILSFQYTHEDSSIANFQERFDEENDRLVFEASNLDYTKTIGVTLGFPIKIAGWWKMQNNFNYVDQKISALYNDEPLKLTLGNFSANTTQSFKFTDSFTGEVTAFYSSESFFGTAKYDALYRINAGLQKKLKNDWGNLRFSVNDIFDSFEFVGGTDLPEQNLKTKNLFDFSKPTYTLTFTRNFGNSKLKSSRNRQTGAEEERRRVN
- a CDS encoding glycoside hydrolase family 43 protein; the encoded protein is MPEESIEHIDFDKLNKKAISKPLVKNIYTADPSAHVFNGKIYIYPSHDVDAGEAFDDLGSHFAMEDYHVISMDTVDSEAVDNGLALHVNDVPWAEKQMWAPDAHEKNGKYYLFFPAKAYDGIFRIGVAVSNSPTGPFTAQPKPIKNSFSIDPAVFKDDDGQYYMYFGGLWGGQLQRWRTGEFNAKQPDSPTAFIPKDDEPALLPFVAKMTDDLLEFDEKPKEIQILDENGNLLLAGDNDRRFFEAAWLHKHNGKYYFSYSTGDTHFICYAIGESPYGPFTYGGRILNPVVGWTSHHSVCKVEDKWYLFYHDSSLSKGVTHLRSIKVAEITHNEDGSIQTLDPYSN
- a CDS encoding MFS transporter; protein product: MSSISQKLSIGEKIGYSLGDLAANLVFQTLMTYLAYFYTDIYGLEANHASVIMLIVGLVAAFGFNPIIGAIADRTNSKWGKFRPWILWTAIPLGVIALLAFSTPDFSYKGKVIYATVTYTLLLLLYAANNLPYSALSGVITGDMGERNSLSSYRFVAVMFAQFFVQVFMLPIIESAGGGDKAVGIEIVMTWLAIIGTIMLLITFFTTKERIVPKPEQKSSVKEDLSDLFKNKPWVIMLLVTTLVFVSLAIKGGSYVYYFKNYVDEASLTSFISPILNFLSSIGINFFGEDPLSAGFGLFNAGGIIFMIIGIGLSKRLADKYGKRDVFKVFLFISTLFVLFFYFFSKESVELMFISQIFHGFFYGITIPLLWAMIADVADYSEWKNNRRATAIIFSAMMVGLKLGLTIGGALVVKILNLYNYITKEASVLGEVIIQPESAIQGTKMLVSVYASIPFLIGCGLLFFYEINKKMESQIETELNERRLTE
- a CDS encoding endo-1,4-beta-xylanase produces the protein MKIRKILWVTCSMLLILNSCTEKHQITEKPSLKKAFKENFYIGTALNASQIQETDSIQANLISSEFNSATAENIMKSMLIHPKKDTYNFDLSDKLIALGEKNNIDIHGHTLIWHSQLSPFFKEITDSTEMVNAMTDHINTIVGRYKGKIKSWDVVNEALNDDGTLRKTVFLDVLGEDYLALAFKLTAAADPEAKLYYNDYSMTNPKKRAGALRMIKKILDQGIKVDGIGMQGHWDLKTPSLNEIEKSIEDYASLGVQVAITELDISVIPMPWDFTGADVNVKFESTDPTMNPYPENLPDSVQSELAQRYQDIFKLFLKHENKIERVTFWGVNDGDSWKNGWPIPGRTNYPLLFDRNNKPKQAYYSILDLKKN
- a CDS encoding aldose epimerase family protein; amino-acid sequence: MRGVKTLFTVFLISFTACNKNVNKMELITAESFITTYKGENIELYTIKNGNITCQLTNFGARVVAIFTPDKDGKMKDIVAGYDSAKDFIELPEAFFGTTVGRYGNRIGNAQFEIDGKLYKLEANNGKNSLHSGSNSLNRKVWNTKQIGDTILEFTHTSPDMSEGFPGNVTIKVVYELTDENELKIEYFAETDKKTILNLTNHTYFNLSGQGSGSINNHYLEINADNYTPVDNNLIPTGQVVPVRGTPFDFINSKKISKDIERKHMQLQYGFGYDHNWVINDWENDKNDKIIFAARVIEPNSGRVLEVFTNEPGVQFYGGNHLGGMKGKNGVIYEKRGAFCLETQHFPDSPNKPEFPSVILDVDENYYSICIYKFGLK